In Gemmata obscuriglobus, a single genomic region encodes these proteins:
- a CDS encoding ATP-dependent helicase, producing MSAWNEVRRLAAARHADLFGTTDELVPAAALLDAAERATGVTRHSRPKGDALLDGGEACYHSEKKKIYYSREHAEPLARFYVAHEYGHHWLGAVVARCDCNDLDMLTAAEPAPSVVGDADSYSPKERSEAQANVFAREFLVPREKLRRRCEHGQFDAGALATELGVPVDLVLHQMTDVALLPEEHGGAEETRASDADEPDASQRTAIEAGDGPRQVRAGPGTGKTRTLVGRVVHLLRARNVPAGSILALTYSNLSAKDLAARIRAAVGDKATAVWSGTFHAFGLELLRKHGHVLGMEGPPKLLDRTDSLMFLEQLLPQLPLNHYLDLYEPARALKDILNAIGRAKDDLVTPERYGELAHAMLASASDPDAITRAEKALEVANVYSVYERELRSQWRVDFGDLVARPVELLRAHPEVRDAVRDQYRHILVDEYQDMNRASAHFLKEIVTPKAGPWVVGDVRQAIYRFRGASPLNMSRFEQDFPGAAVTDLTVNYRSGGKIVRAFEAFGQKMTAAPLAPNSGLTAHRGETNGNVLYDVAVSREAEAEGIAQAIKKRQSDGVPFRHQVVLARSHTTLARLAGHLERSGVPCLYFGDFFERPEVRDLLSLLSVVSEKRGVGLLRVAQMPQYAVPPADIIKVVEWRREQAISMLSALRRADEICDLTDVGRAGIKLLVFDTRHWSWTVSPHRFLTEYLFGSGEHVRLLLAGNTVQDQQRRLAVYQLLQFAFAFKPPEKEDPKHAFLNHVRRLTILDEEKQLRQLPAAAGDIDAVRLMTVHASKGLEFPVVHLVSLAKTIFPLGNRSDPCPPPAGMIAADDLLTATAEEESLFFVGMSRAKDVLHLSRSETNGAVKRGPSSFLEHVTAHLPKAVDAAAGWKNLGHQAKGRPRLAAAAVTGAWSYYAIETYDECPRRYYYDHALALNARDEEGPYLQFQSALHASLAWLRSVPQAAERSAGIRAQFELDWSEHGPQGHAFEPFYRGIADKMIANALAVMDGQALPVDRTVTLPETGAVVNCRADHIEATSAGVVIRRLKTSRLAKKETEKLRYTLWQVAVGNAHPGQEIVFEHVSLLTTERQRSKVETKKLSKSLTVIEDVVRAVATGAFDPKESDDCPNCAYYFVCPSHGAPL from the coding sequence ATGAGCGCGTGGAATGAAGTTCGGCGCCTCGCCGCCGCACGGCATGCCGACCTGTTCGGAACCACCGACGAATTGGTTCCCGCCGCGGCCTTGCTCGACGCTGCCGAACGAGCGACCGGCGTAACCCGGCACTCGCGACCCAAGGGCGACGCGCTGCTCGACGGCGGCGAAGCGTGTTACCACAGCGAGAAGAAGAAGATTTACTACTCGCGCGAACACGCCGAGCCGCTGGCGCGATTCTACGTCGCCCACGAGTACGGGCACCACTGGCTCGGGGCGGTAGTCGCGCGCTGTGACTGCAACGATCTCGACATGCTGACCGCGGCGGAGCCCGCCCCTTCGGTCGTCGGCGACGCCGACTCGTACAGCCCCAAAGAGCGGTCCGAGGCCCAGGCGAACGTGTTCGCCCGCGAGTTTCTCGTTCCCCGCGAGAAGCTCCGCCGTCGGTGCGAACACGGACAATTCGACGCGGGCGCGCTCGCGACGGAACTCGGCGTCCCCGTCGACCTGGTGCTGCACCAGATGACCGACGTGGCGCTGCTACCTGAAGAGCACGGCGGCGCCGAAGAGACGCGGGCGAGCGACGCCGACGAGCCGGACGCGAGCCAGCGCACAGCGATCGAGGCGGGCGACGGCCCGCGCCAAGTGCGGGCCGGCCCCGGGACGGGAAAAACGCGGACGCTCGTGGGCCGAGTCGTCCACCTGCTCAGAGCCCGAAACGTTCCCGCGGGTTCGATCCTCGCACTCACCTACTCCAATCTCTCGGCGAAGGATCTGGCCGCCCGCATTCGCGCGGCGGTGGGTGACAAGGCGACGGCGGTGTGGTCCGGCACGTTCCACGCGTTCGGGCTGGAGCTTCTGCGCAAACACGGCCATGTGCTCGGCATGGAGGGGCCGCCGAAGCTGCTCGACCGCACCGACTCGCTGATGTTCCTCGAACAACTGCTACCCCAACTGCCGCTGAACCACTACCTCGACTTGTACGAGCCCGCGCGGGCGCTCAAAGACATTCTGAACGCCATCGGGCGCGCCAAAGACGACCTCGTCACCCCCGAGCGGTACGGCGAGTTGGCCCACGCCATGCTCGCATCCGCGAGCGATCCCGACGCGATCACCAGGGCCGAAAAAGCACTCGAGGTCGCAAACGTGTACAGCGTCTACGAGCGCGAACTCCGCTCGCAGTGGCGCGTCGATTTCGGCGACCTGGTGGCGCGCCCCGTCGAACTGCTCCGCGCACACCCGGAGGTTCGGGACGCGGTTCGCGATCAGTACCGCCACATCCTGGTTGACGAGTACCAGGACATGAACCGGGCCAGTGCCCATTTTCTCAAGGAGATTGTTACCCCGAAAGCTGGTCCTTGGGTCGTCGGCGACGTGCGCCAGGCGATCTACCGCTTCCGCGGCGCGTCGCCGCTCAACATGTCGCGGTTCGAGCAAGATTTTCCCGGCGCCGCCGTCACCGACCTCACCGTCAACTACCGCTCCGGCGGCAAGATCGTGCGCGCATTCGAGGCGTTCGGGCAGAAAATGACTGCCGCGCCCCTCGCCCCCAATTCCGGGTTGACGGCCCACCGGGGCGAAACCAACGGGAACGTTCTGTACGACGTGGCGGTGTCAAGAGAGGCGGAAGCCGAGGGAATTGCGCAGGCGATCAAGAAGCGCCAGAGTGACGGGGTGCCCTTTCGCCACCAGGTCGTCCTCGCCCGCTCGCACACAACCCTCGCGCGACTGGCCGGGCACCTCGAACGGTCCGGCGTGCCGTGCCTCTACTTCGGAGACTTCTTCGAGCGGCCCGAGGTGCGCGACCTGCTCTCGCTCCTGTCCGTCGTTTCCGAGAAGCGCGGGGTGGGACTTTTGCGGGTCGCGCAAATGCCGCAGTACGCGGTCCCTCCCGCGGACATCATCAAGGTAGTCGAGTGGCGCCGCGAGCAGGCAATCTCCATGCTCTCGGCGCTTCGGCGGGCGGACGAAATCTGCGACCTCACGGACGTCGGTCGCGCCGGAATCAAGCTCCTCGTCTTCGACACGAGGCACTGGTCGTGGACGGTTTCCCCGCACCGGTTTCTCACCGAGTACCTGTTCGGCTCTGGAGAGCACGTGCGCCTGCTCCTCGCGGGTAACACGGTTCAAGACCAGCAGCGCCGGCTCGCCGTGTACCAACTGCTTCAGTTCGCGTTCGCGTTCAAGCCGCCGGAGAAAGAGGACCCCAAGCACGCGTTCCTCAATCACGTGCGCCGGCTCACGATTCTCGACGAGGAGAAGCAACTCCGGCAGCTCCCCGCAGCGGCCGGCGACATCGACGCAGTGCGCCTGATGACGGTGCACGCGAGCAAGGGCCTCGAATTTCCCGTCGTCCACCTCGTGTCGCTGGCGAAGACGATTTTCCCGCTCGGGAACCGGTCCGACCCGTGCCCGCCGCCGGCCGGAATGATCGCGGCAGACGACCTCTTGACGGCAACGGCTGAAGAGGAGAGCTTGTTCTTCGTCGGCATGTCCCGCGCGAAGGACGTGCTGCACCTCTCGCGCTCGGAGACGAACGGAGCGGTTAAGCGGGGGCCGTCGTCGTTTCTCGAACATGTTACCGCTCACCTCCCGAAGGCGGTGGACGCCGCGGCGGGGTGGAAGAACCTCGGCCACCAGGCAAAGGGCCGCCCGCGGCTCGCGGCCGCCGCGGTGACGGGCGCGTGGTCGTACTACGCGATCGAAACGTACGACGAGTGCCCGCGCCGCTACTACTACGACCACGCGCTGGCGCTCAACGCCCGCGACGAAGAAGGTCCGTACTTGCAGTTCCAGTCGGCGCTGCACGCGAGCCTCGCCTGGCTGCGGAGCGTCCCGCAAGCGGCCGAGCGCAGCGCGGGAATCCGCGCGCAGTTCGAACTCGACTGGAGCGAGCACGGCCCGCAGGGGCACGCGTTCGAGCCGTTCTACCGCGGCATCGCGGACAAAATGATCGCGAACGCGTTGGCGGTGATGGACGGGCAAGCGCTTCCGGTCGACCGAACCGTCACGCTCCCGGAGACCGGTGCCGTGGTCAACTGCCGCGCCGATCACATCGAAGCGACGAGCGCGGGGGTCGTCATCCGCAGACTGAAAACGAGTCGGCTCGCCAAGAAAGAGACGGAAAAACTTCGCTACACCCTGTGGCAGGTAGCCGTGGGGAACGCTCACCCCGGGCAGGAGATCGTTTTCGAGCACGTGTCGCTGCTCACAACCGAGCGCCAGCGGTCCAAGGTCGAGACCAAGAAACTCTCCAAGTCGCTCACGGTGATCGAGGACGTGGTGCGCGCGGTGGCGACCGGCGCGTTCGACCCCAAAGAAAGTGACGACTGCCCGAACTGCGCTTACTACTTCGTATGCCCTTCGCACGGCGCACCACTCTGA
- a CDS encoding sigma-70 family RNA polymerase sigma factor, translated as MSESTTHATTANHDPNCPAALTLGTRDGRRYVRKSEVREQIRQAHGVDPPVWDIPHFRSETIVHLLRKWRENSRTMPEFSALVRELGRRVARIVSDNSRGVGNQARDDLIDSIQGRIVSLVFESAPTRKGEFLEVSFRKVARGLALNAVEAHFARANEYSEVRIADTVTEEDVGVVVADPALPPDDLMILFEGLDAITDPRHREAFVLRYGYNWPIDPSDPNVATLCRHFDVKERQINTWLRTAMSQVRARIGENL; from the coding sequence ATGAGCGAATCAACGACCCACGCCACGACGGCGAATCACGATCCAAATTGTCCCGCCGCGCTGACGCTCGGAACGCGGGACGGTAGGCGTTACGTGCGCAAGTCGGAGGTGCGTGAGCAGATTCGCCAAGCGCACGGGGTGGACCCGCCCGTGTGGGACATTCCTCATTTTCGAAGTGAAACCATTGTGCACCTTCTCCGGAAGTGGCGGGAAAATTCCCGAACTATGCCGGAGTTTAGCGCATTGGTACGGGAACTGGGCCGGCGCGTTGCTCGAATTGTCAGTGACAATTCGCGTGGTGTCGGGAACCAGGCGCGGGACGACCTCATCGACAGCATTCAGGGTCGAATCGTCAGCTTGGTCTTTGAATCTGCACCGACCCGTAAGGGCGAATTCCTCGAAGTGTCGTTTCGCAAAGTCGCCCGTGGCCTCGCGCTCAACGCGGTCGAGGCGCACTTCGCGCGCGCCAACGAGTACTCTGAAGTTCGAATCGCAGACACAGTAACAGAAGAAGACGTGGGGGTAGTCGTCGCCGATCCAGCACTCCCGCCCGACGATTTGATGATCTTGTTCGAGGGCCTCGACGCCATCACTGACCCGCGACATCGCGAGGCGTTCGTCCTTCGATACGGGTACAACTGGCCGATCGACCCGAGTGATCCGAACGTTGCCACGCTGTGCCGACACTTCGATGTCAAGGAGCGCCAAATCAACACCTGGCTACGCACTGCGATGAGCCAGGTGCGAGCGAGGATAGGAGAAAATTTATGA
- a CDS encoding DUF6527 family protein: MMRCQRLEHRFVQYVPEKLEPGVLYIALEFCTASHICCCGCGEEVVTPLSPAQWRMTFDGETVSLWPSIGNWSLRCRSHYVIDHGRVLTAPPWSDTQIEAGRQRDRDARAQHYGTPPNVQPAPQLPPVPQPQKVPTVAPEEKKRGRWSRFWKWIFGT, translated from the coding sequence ATGATGCGCTGCCAGAGACTCGAACACCGCTTCGTGCAGTACGTGCCCGAAAAACTCGAGCCCGGTGTGCTCTACATCGCACTCGAGTTCTGCACGGCCTCCCACATCTGCTGCTGCGGTTGCGGCGAAGAGGTGGTGACGCCTTTAAGCCCTGCGCAGTGGCGCATGACGTTCGACGGAGAAACCGTCTCCTTGTGGCCCTCGATCGGCAACTGGAGCCTGCGGTGCCGGTCGCACTACGTCATCGACCACGGGCGCGTGCTCACCGCACCGCCATGGAGCGATACGCAGATCGAGGCCGGACGCCAGCGTGACCGGGACGCACGAGCGCAACACTACGGGACACCGCCGAATGTCCAGCCGGCACCGCAACTGCCGCCGGTGCCACAACCTCAGAAAGTGCCGACTGTTGCCCCCGAGGAGAAAAAGCGCGGACGGTGGTCACGCTTCTGGAAATGGATTTTCGGAACTTGA
- a CDS encoding IS1595 family transposase, with protein MTLEEYERHLVGQLCWRCHQATHQNSARQRQCPSCRAKWSYHRRKTEWELLRAFALSTTAHHAARVVRCSYPTAYAAYTRFRLTLQAMTDEEKRPLLGALERDESYFGGKRKGKRGRGAGGKVPVFGILERAGRVYTVAVPNCSKETLMAKIQAATVKGSVFYTDEFASYNDVQSHGKHVPINHQETFGVGAAHINGIEGFWSYAKRLYRHVHGVEPGNFPLYLAEYEFRYNHRGEHLMTLLYNRLIRAAAPTQTQP; from the coding sequence ATGACCCTCGAAGAGTATGAGCGGCACTTGGTCGGGCAACTCTGTTGGCGGTGCCACCAGGCCACACACCAGAATTCGGCCCGGCAGCGGCAGTGCCCCAGTTGCCGGGCCAAGTGGAGCTATCACCGGCGCAAGACGGAGTGGGAGCTGCTCCGGGCGTTCGCCTTGAGTACCACGGCCCACCACGCGGCTCGGGTGGTCCGGTGCAGCTACCCAACGGCCTACGCCGCGTACACGCGGTTCCGCCTCACCCTCCAGGCCATGACCGACGAGGAGAAGCGCCCGCTGCTCGGGGCACTGGAACGGGACGAGTCGTACTTCGGGGGCAAGCGGAAAGGCAAGCGGGGCCGCGGGGCGGGCGGGAAAGTGCCCGTGTTCGGCATCCTGGAGCGGGCCGGGCGGGTGTACACGGTGGCCGTCCCGAACTGTAGCAAGGAGACCCTGATGGCCAAGATCCAGGCCGCAACGGTCAAGGGGAGCGTGTTCTACACGGACGAGTTCGCCAGCTACAACGACGTCCAGAGCCACGGCAAGCACGTCCCGATCAACCACCAGGAAACATTCGGGGTGGGGGCCGCGCACATCAACGGGATCGAGGGGTTCTGGAGCTACGCGAAGCGGCTGTACCGGCACGTCCACGGGGTCGAGCCGGGGAACTTCCCGCTGTACCTGGCTGAGTATGAATTCCGGTACAACCACCGCGGCGAGCACCTGATGACCCTCCTGTATAACCGCCTAATCCGGGCCGCCGCCCCAACCCAAACCCAGCCCTAG
- a CDS encoding multiubiquitin domain-containing protein yields MNDATESGGEKVKAASAYRFAVSDETLNFRPHTTTDPVPLGRQLLASAGYAPVDDYSLFAILPSGDFEDVRLDELFDLRGKGVERFVAFKTDRVYRFTLDGRAISWGVQNLLGSVLYTLANVGPGQAVFLDARGGQDRLIEPGDIVDLAGAGVERFVTGPRPVPTFEIFVNGRPKTVTGNTVTYEQIVQLAFPGDHDPNVEFSMNYTHAASTPPVGELGRGGSVQIKKGSRFNVTRTVRS; encoded by the coding sequence ATGAACGACGCAACTGAATCCGGCGGCGAGAAGGTCAAGGCGGCGAGCGCTTACCGGTTCGCGGTGAGCGACGAGACGCTCAACTTTCGCCCGCACACCACGACCGACCCGGTGCCGCTCGGACGCCAACTCCTCGCGTCCGCGGGGTACGCGCCGGTGGACGACTACAGCCTCTTCGCCATCCTGCCGAGCGGCGACTTCGAAGACGTGCGGCTCGACGAGCTCTTCGACCTTCGCGGCAAGGGCGTCGAACGGTTCGTCGCGTTCAAGACCGACCGCGTCTACCGGTTCACGCTCGACGGGCGCGCGATCAGTTGGGGCGTGCAGAACCTGCTCGGCTCGGTTCTGTACACGCTCGCGAACGTGGGGCCGGGCCAGGCCGTGTTCCTCGACGCCCGCGGGGGCCAAGACCGGCTGATCGAGCCCGGTGACATCGTCGATCTCGCGGGCGCCGGTGTCGAGCGCTTCGTGACCGGACCGCGCCCGGTGCCCACGTTCGAGATCTTCGTCAACGGCCGGCCCAAGACCGTTACCGGGAACACGGTGACCTACGAGCAGATCGTTCAGCTCGCGTTCCCGGGCGACCACGACCCGAACGTCGAATTCTCCATGAACTACACCCACGCCGCTTCGACGCCGCCCGTCGGGGAACTCGGCCGTGGCGGATCGGTTCAAATCAAAAAAGGGAGTCGGTTCAATGTCACGCGAACTGTTCGCTCGTAA
- a CDS encoding DUF6361 family protein, with protein MQSTFTWLDYSEQHRRQMLDVIDLFREQETRDELGIGTVRDAFADAFFPGTSTIQTRARYFFFVPWVYRDLEHRRVPSDKARDRARKGEVATIFALLKSNDTSGLLGKQAKEALQRLPSSVYWQGLRVWGVCLFPGSLDQYHRSLDGYYRRADRADAELPAAPNWHAGLPGAPEGFPENITFRLTPGEAQYLRDRVLARVPKSLLAFLVDSDGAEAEVDFPWAHPLSKEFPPPLQELLAHARNFSEAIHGAAYLYNLMLAEKKPADDLVEKYAKLLNEWHEQLEARGAALRDWDRTQFWQLVVGAGARVSPQTRMFIDGWLGLALDGDGKKSTGGAARQLVATRERALKRGLSRLDNQRALELWNGAAGTGALDFRWGPTRVILRDIRQGLCEEE; from the coding sequence ATGCAATCAACGTTCACTTGGCTCGATTACTCCGAACAGCATCGACGCCAGATGCTCGACGTGATCGACCTGTTTCGCGAACAGGAGACGCGCGACGAACTCGGCATCGGAACGGTGCGTGACGCCTTTGCCGACGCGTTCTTTCCTGGGACGAGCACGATCCAGACCCGCGCTCGGTATTTTTTCTTCGTGCCGTGGGTGTACCGCGACCTCGAACACCGGCGGGTGCCGAGCGACAAGGCGCGCGACCGCGCACGAAAGGGCGAGGTCGCGACCATCTTCGCGCTCCTTAAGTCCAACGACACGTCGGGACTCCTCGGCAAGCAGGCAAAGGAAGCTCTGCAGCGGCTGCCGAGCAGCGTGTACTGGCAGGGCCTGCGCGTGTGGGGCGTTTGCCTCTTCCCTGGTTCTCTCGACCAGTACCACCGCTCGCTCGATGGCTACTACCGCCGCGCGGACCGCGCCGACGCCGAGCTGCCGGCCGCGCCGAACTGGCACGCGGGGCTTCCCGGCGCGCCCGAGGGGTTTCCCGAGAACATCACGTTTCGGCTGACTCCCGGCGAGGCCCAGTACCTGCGCGACCGCGTTCTCGCCCGCGTGCCCAAATCGCTTCTCGCCTTCTTGGTCGATTCCGACGGGGCGGAGGCGGAAGTCGATTTTCCGTGGGCGCACCCGCTCTCCAAAGAGTTCCCTCCCCCGCTCCAGGAGCTTCTCGCGCACGCCCGTAACTTCTCTGAGGCCATCCACGGGGCGGCCTACCTCTACAACCTAATGCTCGCCGAGAAGAAACCGGCCGACGACTTGGTGGAAAAGTACGCCAAGCTCCTCAACGAGTGGCACGAACAGCTTGAGGCACGTGGCGCGGCCCTTCGAGATTGGGACCGGACGCAATTCTGGCAACTCGTCGTCGGTGCGGGAGCGCGGGTCAGCCCGCAGACGCGAATGTTCATCGACGGGTGGCTCGGCCTCGCGCTCGACGGGGACGGCAAAAAATCTACAGGCGGTGCCGCCCGGCAGCTCGTGGCGACCCGTGAGCGGGCGCTCAAGCGCGGGCTCTCGCGCCTCGACAATCAGCGGGCGCTCGAGCTCTGGAACGGGGCCGCCGGCACCGGGGCGCTCGATTTTCGGTGGGGGCCGACGCGGGTGATCCTACGCGACATTCGCCAGGGTCTCTGCGAGGAGGAGTGA
- a CDS encoding phospholipase D family protein — MLGPHDRRLLLDALRPPEGYSLDFAVGTTYSLDLVALLTAPLAFTMFDWQDAEGRPSADPLATLEALRRYSDRIAVFCQAGQTLVPKQHRVLFGYLENSVFEVAARGPVTSFHPKVWALRFVAADGAVCYRVLCLSRNLTFDRSWDTALVLEGELGGRKNAIAANHPLGDFFAALPGMSKLPLPAETAERVQLCAAELRRVPFVPPDGFDEISFWPLGIEGRTSWPFGNWYSRVLVVSPFLSPPLLERVTEITDDAILVSRIDSLQELGAGALDGFTAVHALNPSAEVEEARAEAFEEEEEAPSGAPTSGLHAKLYIAEHGWNASVFTGSANATSAAFGGNVEFLVQLVGRKSRVGIDIFLKRTDGGLSFADLLQPFTPGMDATVVDAEQKSLDELAETVRREISGLALVADVSSAAGAELFDVALRTESGTLSPFVSGAEVRAWPITLPEHTAVATSGGTTLATYHALSFAALTSFFAFRVIAKSSGKTACLRFVLNVPLSGAPSDRKERILKGLLSTPEQVLRFLMFLLSEFGAEGGPLESAADEFELGSGPFQWGAGGVPLFESLMKALDQSPTKLDQVAKLVEDLRAAGEGLLPAGFDEIWLPVWQARQRMHP; from the coding sequence ATGCTCGGACCACACGACCGCCGCCTGCTGCTCGACGCGCTCCGCCCGCCCGAAGGGTACTCGCTCGACTTCGCCGTGGGCACCACTTACTCCCTCGACCTGGTCGCGTTGCTGACCGCGCCGCTCGCGTTCACCATGTTCGACTGGCAAGACGCGGAGGGGCGGCCGAGCGCGGACCCGCTGGCGACGCTTGAAGCGCTGCGCCGCTACTCGGACCGCATCGCGGTGTTCTGCCAGGCGGGCCAGACGCTCGTGCCCAAGCAGCACCGCGTCCTCTTCGGCTATCTCGAAAACTCGGTGTTCGAGGTGGCGGCCCGCGGCCCGGTGACGAGTTTTCACCCGAAGGTGTGGGCGCTACGTTTTGTGGCTGCCGACGGCGCGGTGTGCTACCGCGTCCTGTGCCTCAGTCGCAACTTGACCTTCGACCGCTCGTGGGACACGGCGCTCGTTCTCGAAGGCGAACTGGGGGGCCGCAAGAACGCGATCGCGGCGAACCACCCGCTCGGCGACTTCTTCGCAGCGCTTCCGGGGATGTCCAAGCTCCCGCTGCCGGCGGAGACCGCCGAGCGCGTTCAACTCTGTGCGGCGGAGCTGAGGCGCGTGCCTTTCGTGCCGCCCGACGGTTTCGATGAGATCAGCTTCTGGCCACTCGGCATCGAAGGCCGGACGTCGTGGCCGTTCGGCAACTGGTACAGCCGCGTGCTCGTCGTGTCGCCGTTTTTGTCGCCCCCTCTGTTAGAGCGCGTGACCGAGATCACCGACGACGCGATCCTCGTGTCTCGAATCGACTCGCTCCAAGAGCTAGGGGCCGGCGCGCTCGACGGCTTCACTGCGGTTCACGCGTTGAACCCGTCGGCCGAGGTTGAGGAAGCCCGAGCGGAGGCGTTCGAGGAAGAAGAGGAGGCGCCGTCCGGCGCCCCGACGAGCGGGCTTCACGCAAAGCTCTACATCGCCGAGCACGGGTGGAACGCGAGCGTGTTTACCGGATCGGCGAATGCCACGAGCGCCGCGTTTGGCGGCAACGTCGAGTTCCTGGTGCAGCTCGTGGGCAGGAAGAGCCGCGTCGGGATCGACATATTCCTGAAACGGACCGACGGCGGCCTCTCGTTCGCGGACCTCCTTCAACCCTTCACTCCCGGTATGGACGCCACTGTCGTCGATGCCGAGCAAAAGAGCCTGGACGAATTAGCCGAAACGGTGCGACGGGAAATCAGCGGCCTCGCTCTCGTCGCGGATGTTTCGTCGGCAGCGGGGGCCGAACTGTTCGATGTAGCGTTGCGCACCGAGAGCGGCACGCTTTCGCCGTTCGTCTCCGGTGCCGAAGTTCGCGCGTGGCCGATCACGCTCCCTGAGCACACAGCCGTTGCGACGTCCGGCGGCACCACACTCGCGACGTATCACGCGCTCTCGTTCGCCGCGCTCACTTCGTTCTTTGCGTTTCGCGTCATCGCCAAATCGTCCGGCAAGACGGCCTGCCTGCGGTTCGTGCTCAACGTCCCACTATCGGGCGCGCCGTCCGATCGCAAAGAACGTATTCTCAAGGGGCTCCTCAGTACGCCGGAGCAGGTGCTGCGGTTTCTCATGTTTCTCCTGTCGGAGTTCGGCGCCGAGGGCGGCCCGCTCGAATCGGCGGCCGACGAATTCGAACTTGGCAGCGGGCCCTTTCAGTGGGGCGCAGGCGGTGTGCCCCTGTTCGAGTCGCTGATGAAGGCGCTCGACCAGAGCCCGACCAAACTCGATCAAGTGGCCAAGCTCGTTGAAGACCTGCGGGCCGCGGGCGAAGGCCTTTTGCCCGCGGGGTTCGACGAGATATGGCTTCCGGTGTGGCAGGCCAGACAGAGGATGCACCCATGA
- a CDS encoding ThiF family adenylyltransferase, translating into MSRELFARNPDLKSLRDEGYFVEIRGALLVMREVPYVDSKKCVRRGTLVSGLTLAGDVTQKPDSHQVWFDGEFPCNADGTELKGIGHSSGNYDLGNGVTAKYHFSSKPRDSGYTDYHEKMTTYAGVISGPAAVLEEGANPRVFRTPEDERDGVFNYLDTASARVGIGALSEKLSHETVSLVGLGGTGSYVLDLVAKTPVREIRLFDGDEFLQHNAFRAPGAPAIEELREVFPKVEYFRGIYSRMHRRVVAHRTFLRADNVHLLDGTTFAFLSMDAGEDKRGVVRHLEKIGAAFVDVGMGLDLDADGMLGGILRVTASTPEKRDHVHGGRISFVGGGADDVYASNIQVVELNAMNAALAVMKWKKIRGFYRDAEREHHSTYTTESNLLINGDLP; encoded by the coding sequence ATGTCACGCGAACTGTTCGCTCGTAACCCGGACTTGAAGAGCCTTCGAGACGAAGGCTACTTCGTCGAGATCCGGGGCGCGCTGCTCGTGATGCGCGAAGTGCCCTACGTGGACAGCAAAAAGTGCGTCCGCCGGGGCACCCTCGTCTCGGGCCTCACTCTGGCCGGGGACGTCACCCAAAAGCCGGACTCGCACCAGGTGTGGTTTGACGGGGAGTTTCCCTGCAACGCCGACGGCACCGAACTCAAGGGCATCGGTCACAGCAGCGGGAACTATGACCTCGGGAACGGGGTGACCGCCAAGTACCACTTCTCGAGCAAACCCAGGGACTCGGGGTACACCGATTACCACGAGAAGATGACGACCTACGCGGGGGTCATCTCGGGGCCGGCGGCGGTGCTCGAAGAGGGCGCAAACCCGCGCGTGTTCCGCACGCCGGAGGACGAACGCGACGGCGTTTTCAACTATCTGGACACCGCATCGGCCCGTGTCGGCATCGGCGCGCTGAGTGAGAAACTTTCTCACGAAACCGTGTCGCTCGTCGGGCTCGGTGGGACCGGGTCGTACGTCCTCGACCTGGTCGCTAAGACACCGGTGAGAGAGATTCGCCTGTTCGACGGCGACGAGTTTCTCCAACACAACGCCTTTCGCGCCCCTGGCGCGCCGGCGATCGAGGAACTGCGCGAGGTGTTCCCGAAGGTCGAGTATTTTCGTGGGATCTACTCGCGCATGCACCGCCGGGTCGTCGCGCACCGGACGTTCCTGCGGGCCGACAACGTGCACCTGCTCGACGGTACCACCTTCGCGTTCTTGAGCATGGACGCGGGCGAGGACAAGCGGGGCGTGGTGCGCCACCTCGAAAAGATCGGGGCCGCGTTCGTTGACGTGGGGATGGGCCTCGACCTGGACGCGGACGGGATGCTCGGCGGCATCTTGCGGGTGACGGCGAGCACGCCCGAAAAACGCGACCACGTTCACGGCGGTCGAATTTCGTTCGTCGGCGGGGGCGCCGACGACGTCTACGCCTCGAACATCCAGGTGGTCGAGCTGAACGCGATGAACGCAGCGCTCGCGGTGATGAAGTGGAAAAAGATCCGCGGGTTCTACCGCGACGCGGAACGGGAGCACCACTCGACCTACACGACCGAAAGCAATCTGCTCATCAACGGTGACCTCCCATGA